AGGTCATTGCGTCGCCAAACTGCGGCAAGACGGTCGATCGCAATAGTGCCCAACCAATTAACACTACCCGTCCCAAACCAGATCAGTAGCACGATTAGGGGAGTTTCCCTGAGCCAACCTGCAAGGGGCTGGGTATAAGGAGTAGCCTGTAACACAATCTGTACGGCGACAAACCACAACAGAACTTGCGCCCAAAATAGCAACCATCGTAAAAATGCCACTAGCCCTTGATGCAGTTCCAGTGTAAGGCGCTTACCAGAATGGGCAAGGATGAGTAAGCGATGATTGATAGAGAAGTCGTTAGTGCTCCCCAGGGTATTGCGAAACTCTTCATCTAGGCCAACTTCTCGCTCTTGGAGTCGATCGCTGTAGCGGCTGAGAAAACCTTGCAGAAAGGTCAGGCCAAAACTAATGATGGCGACAGCAATTACAACTACACCTCCAACCTGGAGCCGTTGCCGAATTTTTTGGGGTTGGCGGTTTTCAAGAGCCTTAGTTAAGGCTTGTTGCAGAATATCACGCCATTTGGCAGCTAGTTCTGCGATCGACAAGCCATAGTAGTCAGCATCAAGCTGAGTCACTGTCAGCAGAATATGCGACTGCGATCGCGGAGGGCCAGATACAGTCAAGACGGTTTGTCCTCCTAAGATGGCAGCATTGACCTGCAAGTTTTCTGGGGTAATGTGAGGCCGAGCTTGGTGCAGACGGACTATGCTTACAGTTGGGTTGGTCATCACAACTCGCCTTAAGTTAGCCTCAATCAAGCTGGCTCTAGCTTCTACAGGAATCAATGACCCAGTGTTAGCACGATCGGGCACTGTTGGTGACACAATCTCAAACAATGCTGCACCATTGAATCGCACAGTTGTGACTTCAATGCTACCAAGGCGGGTAACCCCATAGGGCGGGGGTACAGCCGATGATCCACTCGGTGAGAGGGAAAACTGTCCCCACGCAGAACTGCCCCCTCTACTAAGCATGAGCCAAGCTAAGGCAATGACAATCGCCCAACGCACCATGCGGTTA
The DNA window shown above is from Cyanobacteriota bacterium and carries:
- a CDS encoding mechanosensitive ion channel, which produces MNLTIFNRMVRWAIVIALAWLMLSRGGSSAWGQFSLSPSGSSAVPPPYGVTRLGSIEVTTVRFNGAALFEIVSPTVPDRANTGSLIPVEARASLIEANLRRVVMTNPTVSIVRLHQARPHITPENLQVNAAILGGQTVLTVSGPPRSQSHILLTVTQLDADYYGLSIAELAAKWRDILQQALTKALENRQPQKIRQRLQVGGVVVIAVAIISFGLTFLQGFLSRYSDRLQEREVGLDEEFRNTLGSTNDFSINHRLLILAHSGKRLTLELHQGLVAFLRWLLFWAQVLLWFVAVQIVLQATPYTQPLAGWLRETPLIVLLIWFGTGSVNWLGTIAIDRLAAVWRRNDLFSVDSAQRRSLRISTTIRALKGLKTFLVYTIGIVNILHVLRVPTSSVLAFGAILGIAISFGSQSLVKDLVNGCLILLEDQYAIGDVIAVGNLDGLVENMNLRITQIRNAEGRLITIPNSTIAQVENLTRSWSRVDFTIEVAYDSDVNHVLDVTRQVGHDLYVDPDWHELFVEAPEVLGVDRLAHTGILIRVWIKTQPLQQWAVGREFRRRIHMAFQREGIAIGAPQQRLVEKFAAQANNSSTANGNS